One genomic region from Cygnus atratus isolate AKBS03 ecotype Queensland, Australia chromosome 18, CAtr_DNAZoo_HiC_assembly, whole genome shotgun sequence encodes:
- the SGSH gene encoding N-sulphoglucosamine sulphohydrolase isoform X2 — MRPWALPLLLGALRLGAAPARNALLLLADDGGFESGAYNNSAIRTPALDALARRSLLFQNAFTAASSCSPSRASILTGLPQHQNGMYGLHQDVHHFNSFDGVRSLPQLLSQANVRTGIIGKKHVGPGAVYPFDFAYTEENSSVLQVGRNITRIKELVRRFLQSQDTRPFFLYVAFHDPHRCGHSQPQYGAFCEKFGNGESGMGRIPDWKPQLYHPEEVQVPPFVPDTPAARADLAAQYTTIGRMDQDVTPTILDWFSIPYPSYSLFGSKRVQLTGKSLLPALEKEQPWATTFSSQSHHEVTMYYPMRAIQHHQFRLIHNLNYKMPFPIDQDFYVSPTFQDLLNRTRAGQPTHWDKTLHQYYYRDRWELFDCSQDPTESHNLAPDPRYAAVFQMLRTQLLKWQWDTGDPWVCAPDAVLEEKLSPQCQPLHNEL, encoded by the exons ATGCGGCCCTGggcgctgccgctgctgctgggcGCGCTCCGGCTCGGCGCAGCCCCCGCCCGCAacgcgctgctgctgctgg CGGACGACGGCGGCTTCGAGAGCGGCGCCTACAACAACTCGGCCATCCGCACGCCCGCCCTGGACGCGCTGGCCCGCCGCAGCCTCCTCTTCCAGAACGCCTTCACCGCcgccagcagctgctcccccaGCCGGGCCAGCATCCTCACCGGGCTGCCCCAG CACCAGAACGGGATGTACGGGCTGCACCAGGACGTGCACCACTTCAACTCCTTCGACGGCGTGCGgagcctgccccagctgctcagccaggcaaATGTCCGCACGG GGATAATTGGGAAGAAGCACGTTGGGCCTGGGGCCGTCTACCCCTTTGACTTCGCCTACACGGAGGAGAACAGTTCGGTCCTGCAGGTGGGGAGGAACATCACCCGAATCAAAGAGCTCGTCCGGCGCTTCCTCCAGAGCCAGGACACGAG GCCTTTCTTCCTTTATGTTGCCTTCCACGACCCCCACCGCTGCGGGCACTCCCAGCCCCAATACGGGGCCTTTTGTGAGAAATTCGGCAACGGAGAGAGTGGCATGGGCCGGATCCCTGACTGGAAGCCACAGCTCTACCACCCAGAGGAAGTGCAG GTCCCTCCCTTTGTTCCAGACACGCCGGCTGCCCGGGCGGACCTGGCAGCCCAGTACACGACCATTGGGCGCATGGACCAAG atGTCACGCCAACCATTCTGGACTGGTTCTCCATCCCCTACCCTTCCTACAGTTTATTTGGCTCAAAGCGGGTGCAGCTCACAGGAAAATCTCTCCTGCCAGCACTGGAGAAGGAGCAGCCCTGGGCCACCACCTTCAGCAGCCAGAGCCACCACGAGGTGACCATGTACTATCCCATGAGGGCCATCCAGCACCACCAATTCCGCCTCATCCACAACCTCAACTACAAGATGCCCTTTCCCATCGACCAGGACTTCTACGTCTCGCCCACTTTCCAAGACCTGCTCAACCGCACGAGGGCCGGGCAGCCCACCCACTGGGACAAGACGCTGCACCAGTACTACTACAGGGACCGCTGGGAGCTCTTTGACTGCAGCCAGGACCCCACCGAGAGCCACAACCTGGCCCCCGATCCCCGGTACGCTGCCGTCTTCCAGATGCTTCGCACGCAGCTACTCAAGTGGCAGTGGGACACTGGGGACCCCTGGGTGTGCGCCCCCGATGCTGTCCTGGAGGAGAAGCTGAGCCCGCAGTGCCAGCCACTGCACAACGAGCTGTGA
- the SGSH gene encoding N-sulphoglucosamine sulphohydrolase isoform X1 — MRPWALPLLLGALRLGAAPARNALLLLADDGGFESGAYNNSAIRTPALDALARRSLLFQNAFTAASSCSPSRASILTGLPQHQNGMYGLHQDVHHFNSFDGVRSLPQLLSQANVRTGIIGKKHVGPGAVYPFDFAYTEENSSVLQVGRNITRIKELVRRFLQSQDTRPFFLYVAFHDPHRCGHSQPQYGAFCEKFGNGESGMGRIPDWKPQLYHPEEVQVPPFVPDTPAARADLAAQYTTIGRMDQGIGLVLEELRRAGFLNSTLVIYTSDNGIPFPSGRTNLYRSGTAEPLLLSSPEHTGRWGQVSPAFASLLDVTPTILDWFSIPYPSYSLFGSKRVQLTGKSLLPALEKEQPWATTFSSQSHHEVTMYYPMRAIQHHQFRLIHNLNYKMPFPIDQDFYVSPTFQDLLNRTRAGQPTHWDKTLHQYYYRDRWELFDCSQDPTESHNLAPDPRYAAVFQMLRTQLLKWQWDTGDPWVCAPDAVLEEKLSPQCQPLHNEL, encoded by the exons ATGCGGCCCTGggcgctgccgctgctgctgggcGCGCTCCGGCTCGGCGCAGCCCCCGCCCGCAacgcgctgctgctgctgg CGGACGACGGCGGCTTCGAGAGCGGCGCCTACAACAACTCGGCCATCCGCACGCCCGCCCTGGACGCGCTGGCCCGCCGCAGCCTCCTCTTCCAGAACGCCTTCACCGCcgccagcagctgctcccccaGCCGGGCCAGCATCCTCACCGGGCTGCCCCAG CACCAGAACGGGATGTACGGGCTGCACCAGGACGTGCACCACTTCAACTCCTTCGACGGCGTGCGgagcctgccccagctgctcagccaggcaaATGTCCGCACGG GGATAATTGGGAAGAAGCACGTTGGGCCTGGGGCCGTCTACCCCTTTGACTTCGCCTACACGGAGGAGAACAGTTCGGTCCTGCAGGTGGGGAGGAACATCACCCGAATCAAAGAGCTCGTCCGGCGCTTCCTCCAGAGCCAGGACACGAG GCCTTTCTTCCTTTATGTTGCCTTCCACGACCCCCACCGCTGCGGGCACTCCCAGCCCCAATACGGGGCCTTTTGTGAGAAATTCGGCAACGGAGAGAGTGGCATGGGCCGGATCCCTGACTGGAAGCCACAGCTCTACCACCCAGAGGAAGTGCAG GTCCCTCCCTTTGTTCCAGACACGCCGGCTGCCCGGGCGGACCTGGCAGCCCAGTACACGACCATTGGGCGCATGGACCAAG GGATCGGGCTGGTCCTGGAGGAGCTGCGGCGTGCTGGCTTCCTCAACAGCACGCTGGTGATCTACACCTCCGACAACGGCATCCCCTTCCCCAGCGGCAGGACCAACCTCTACCGGTCGGGCACGGCCGagcccctgctgctctcctccccgGAGCACACTGGGCGCTGGGGCCAGGTCAGCCCGGCCTTCGCCAGCCTCCTGG atGTCACGCCAACCATTCTGGACTGGTTCTCCATCCCCTACCCTTCCTACAGTTTATTTGGCTCAAAGCGGGTGCAGCTCACAGGAAAATCTCTCCTGCCAGCACTGGAGAAGGAGCAGCCCTGGGCCACCACCTTCAGCAGCCAGAGCCACCACGAGGTGACCATGTACTATCCCATGAGGGCCATCCAGCACCACCAATTCCGCCTCATCCACAACCTCAACTACAAGATGCCCTTTCCCATCGACCAGGACTTCTACGTCTCGCCCACTTTCCAAGACCTGCTCAACCGCACGAGGGCCGGGCAGCCCACCCACTGGGACAAGACGCTGCACCAGTACTACTACAGGGACCGCTGGGAGCTCTTTGACTGCAGCCAGGACCCCACCGAGAGCCACAACCTGGCCCCCGATCCCCGGTACGCTGCCGTCTTCCAGATGCTTCGCACGCAGCTACTCAAGTGGCAGTGGGACACTGGGGACCCCTGGGTGTGCGCCCCCGATGCTGTCCTGGAGGAGAAGCTGAGCCCGCAGTGCCAGCCACTGCACAACGAGCTGTGA